The genome window CACGTACTCGGATCGAGCATCGAGATGTCCTGCCCGTTGTTGGTCGCGGCTTCCCGGACCGACACCATCGACAGGAAGTAGAAGGCGACCGGGACACCATCTGTGTCGCGCAGCCCGGTCCAGCCCAGCGCCGCCGACCCGCCGGCGGCCACGGCATTCGGCGCGCACAGCAAGGCCACGAAGGACAGCGTGTAGGTCAGCGTCATCGTCACCACGGCGCGGCGTGCCCGTGGGTGGTCGGCCAACCACAGCGTCACAGCGCCGGAGGTCATGCGAGCACCTCCTCGCGCGGGGTGGAAGTTTCCTCGGGCGGGGTGCTGTCGACGTCGTTGGCGAGCTGCGCGGTCGGAGCGCCTAGGAAGCGGCAGCGCGCCCGCCGACCGCGCTCATCGACGATGAACCCCTCCCCCATCCGCGACGGGTGAACCTTGCCGAAGGCGTCGTCGTCGCTGTCCTCGTCATCGGCCGACTCGGCCGGACTGGTGTCCTCGTAGTAGGACTGCACGACCTCGGGATACAGCGCGGGATCGACACCGGCCCACTCCAACGTCCTGGTCGCCAGCTCCTCGTTGCGGATCGCGAACAGCCATTTCTGGGTGATGAACTTGTCGCCCATCCGCTCGAAATCGCGGTAGTCCTGGGAAATCAGCCAAATGCCGGTGGCGTGTTTGCGGCCCTGACGTGTGATGCGGTGCGCCGTGCGCGCACCAGCGGGGTAGGCCATCAGTTCGGCGGCCTCTTCGAAGATCATCGTCGAGAACTGCTCGCGCCGCAGGAACTGATGGCGCTGCACCGTGTCGATGATCAGCCCGTAAATCGCCATGCCCGCCCGCGCGCTCTTGGGCAGCTTGTCGTAGAGGTGCGGGTTGAGAATGTCGTCGGCGTCGGGCAGGCCCAGCCGGTTGGTCAGCCAGATCGTGGCCAGGGACTGCGACGTCGAGTACGCCGGCAGCGTCTCGTCGAAGATGGCCCGCGCTGCCCGCTGGGTGGCCCAGGCTTCCAGCCGGGCGAGCAGCATGTCGTTGCCGGCGCCGGGCTGGTCGCGCAGATACCCAATCAGTGAACGCATCGAGTTGATTCCGTTGGTGTGACGCATGTCTGGGCTCACCAGGAGGGTGAACCGGTTCTCCAAGTCACTGTCGGCGGGAACCCCGATCATCGGCAGGATGTGGTCGGCGGCCACGTCTCCGGCCTCCTCGAACGGGAACATGCGCAGCGGATCAAGGCTGAACCGGGAATCTCCCAAGTCGACGGTGGTGGTGTCGGTGACGTTGCGGAAGGCTTGGCCCCACTCGCCGTGCGTGCCGGGGTCGAACACGTCGACCTTGCCGCCGCGCAGCACCACCTCGATCCCAGAGAGTTTGGCGCGGTTGGACTTTCCTGCCCCTGGGTCACCGATGACGATCAGCCCGGTGTTCTTCTGCCGGCGGGCGCATCCCTCAGGGTCGTGCAGGATCAAGCTGCGGCGCAACGTGTTCTGGTTCTCAGCCAGCGGTGTCCCGCGGGAGTCACCCACGCGCGTGGAGATCAGTGGTGTGAATCGGCCCCACAGGTGCGCCGACGTTGGGTCGCGGAACTCGTCGAGGTGGGCGTGCTTTTCGCTGCCCGGATTAAACCCCGCCCACAGCTTCGATTGAGCGCCACGCCACCGACTGACGGCGATCTCAGCCTGGTCGAGTTCGTGGCGGACCTGCTTCACCGCGTCCTCGCACACCTCCAAGTTGGGTGCGCCCACGGCGATCAGCGTGGCGACGTCCAGCTCGCGCTCGCTGGGGTTGGCCTTGATCTGCGCGTTGTACTCGCGGGTGTTGGCCAGCTTGATGTCGAGTTCGTCGTCCTCTTCGATCATGCGGCCGCGCTGGCGCATCTGATCTTTGATGTTCTTGGCCGCGCGCGCGTTGAGCGCCTCGGCGCGGTCGGGGCTGCGCACCGTGACGTGTTGCATCCAGTCGATGGTCGCGTCGGTTTCGACGTTGTCGAGCGCATACAGGTAGGCCGCTTTGGTGAACCGCAGGCCGGTGTCGGGAAAATGCGTGACCGGTAGCAGTGCCTGGTAACTCCATGGACCATCGGGGCGATCGGCGTCATATAGGCGCACGACGGGGCGCATCGTCGGCCACCAGGACGACCGCACCGCATTGGCGCCCTCGTCGACTCCGGGGCGCACGAAAGCCGCGCCGGTCAGCCGGTCCGGGCCGGCTGCGGCCGGCGGCATCGGTTCGTGCAGTGCACCGCGAAAGACTTGGTGGCGGTGCTGCCACAGGATCTGCAGTGGACTGGCCGCGCGGACGCTGAACTGTGCGGGCACGGAGGCGACGACCTCAGCGGCCAGGCGCGCGTAGGCCGCTACCGAGGTGTCGGAGTCGACGTCGCGGCCCACCACCCAGTCCTTGGCTTTGGTGGCCGCGCCAGCCGCGTTGCGACCGCCCCGGCCGCTGTCGACGGGGAAGGTCAGCCAGCCGCGCCGACGTTGTTCGAGGAAGACCGGCGCGCCAGCGGGTGCGGCGGCCGGGTTAAAGGTGGGCTCCCACAGTCGGCAGTGCTCCACCCATTCCGATCGGTGGCCGTGGTTGCCAACCATGTTGCGCAGCAGGCGGTTCGGATCGGTGGTGTCCAGTAGCCCGGACAGTGACCATCCCGAGGGCAACGCGCGGGCCAGGTTGCGGTAGTAGCGGCTCCCCCGCTCATGGGTGCGCAGCGGCCGCAGCACCAGGGGCAGCCCGTCGATGAGGTAGTCGGCGTACACCCCGCCGCGGGTGAAACGCAGATTGCCGATCACCGCCACGGGCGGGTCGTAGAGATGATCGACGCGCGGCTGAGCATTGCGAGTCATCAACGCTCCTTGGTGCGCGGGCGTGCCGCGCACGCATGTTTGGGCAGGATCGTGGTCAGGGCGAAAGAAACGCGGGCGGACAGAGACGGCCGCCGCTTAGGCAGCACCATGCGCAGGATCACCGTCACAAGGACCGCCGCGACGACGGCGCCGCCAAGCACTCCGAACCCGGTGCCTTCGTGCGTGCGGAACCACCACAGGGCGGGAAGCACGATCATGCCGATGGCGATCAGCTCGGGAGCGCGGTAGGGGCCGCCGGGCAGCCGGTTACCCGTCGAGGACTCTCCGGCGTAGATCGGAACGTCGCGGATTCCGGTGAAGACCTTCGCCGGCTCTCCGGTGTGGACCTCGTTTTGCACGGTCATCTCTCTTCGTGGTTGCTGATGAGGATGGGCTGGTTGTTCGTGTCGTCGATCAGTTGGGTGGTGCCGTTGACCAGCGCGGCGACGGCGAGGGCGCAAAGCAGGGATGCGCCCAGTTCAGACAGGCGAGACGTCAATGGCCGTAGACCGACACGATGCCGCGCTGTTGCAGCTCCTGGTTGCCCGACTGCTGGAATCCCGCGACGTTGGCGATGATCAGCGACAGAATGATGCCGCCCACGACGGCCGCGATGGCCGATCCGATGCCCTGCTTGAACCCGTTGCGTAAGCCGACCGCGATACCCAGCGCCATCGCCGCGAGGCCGCCTACGACGACCACGATGGAGAAGATTTCCTGGGACATTCCCACGATCCCCTGCGCCGCCAAAATCGTTGTGCCCGACTCGTTGATCATCGTGTTTCCTTTCGTGTGATGCTGGATGGACTGAACCGAAGGCGGGTCGCCAGCGGCGGGTGCTGGGGGGTCATCGCGTTGCGCCGGCGACGGGGGTCGGCGGGGCGTCGGGGTCGATCGCGGGCACCACGTCGATTGCGGCGACCGACCACGCGCCCCCGGTGGCGCGCAAGGTGAGCGGGTACTGCAGCGGCGTCGTGGTGTAGTCGGCGGCCCGGGCGCTCACCGTGACCCAGACGCGCAGCTCGGCGCCTTCGGGTGGGGCGTCGGGAACCTGACGCTGAGCGCGGATGGAGGTCACGGTGGCTGTCGCGTAGGCGCGCAGCGGCCCGAGGCCCGAGTCGACGGTGACGAACCGCTCAATGCCGTTGGCGTCAGTCAGGTAGCACGTCACAAACCCGCTGATCACCCCGGCCAGCACGGCGTCGTTGGTGATGGTGACCGGGTAGTCCAGGGA of Mycolicibacterium madagascariense contains these proteins:
- a CDS encoding ATP-binding protein yields the protein MTRNAQPRVDHLYDPPVAVIGNLRFTRGGVYADYLIDGLPLVLRPLRTHERGSRYYRNLARALPSGWSLSGLLDTTDPNRLLRNMVGNHGHRSEWVEHCRLWEPTFNPAAAPAGAPVFLEQRRRGWLTFPVDSGRGGRNAAGAATKAKDWVVGRDVDSDTSVAAYARLAAEVVASVPAQFSVRAASPLQILWQHRHQVFRGALHEPMPPAAAGPDRLTGAAFVRPGVDEGANAVRSSWWPTMRPVVRLYDADRPDGPWSYQALLPVTHFPDTGLRFTKAAYLYALDNVETDATIDWMQHVTVRSPDRAEALNARAAKNIKDQMRQRGRMIEEDDELDIKLANTREYNAQIKANPSERELDVATLIAVGAPNLEVCEDAVKQVRHELDQAEIAVSRWRGAQSKLWAGFNPGSEKHAHLDEFRDPTSAHLWGRFTPLISTRVGDSRGTPLAENQNTLRRSLILHDPEGCARRQKNTGLIVIGDPGAGKSNRAKLSGIEVVLRGGKVDVFDPGTHGEWGQAFRNVTDTTTVDLGDSRFSLDPLRMFPFEEAGDVAADHILPMIGVPADSDLENRFTLLVSPDMRHTNGINSMRSLIGYLRDQPGAGNDMLLARLEAWATQRAARAIFDETLPAYSTSQSLATIWLTNRLGLPDADDILNPHLYDKLPKSARAGMAIYGLIIDTVQRHQFLRREQFSTMIFEEAAELMAYPAGARTAHRITRQGRKHATGIWLISQDYRDFERMGDKFITQKWLFAIRNEELATRTLEWAGVDPALYPEVVQSYYEDTSPAESADDEDSDDDAFGKVHPSRMGEGFIVDERGRRARCRFLGAPTAQLANDVDSTPPEETSTPREEVLA